The region GCTTTGCAGAAGGAGGCCACATTAGTAACATAAATGCTAATGTAGGAAGCATAGATGCTTTATCTCTAGCAGCAGGTAGAGATAATAGCTTTGGTGTAAGTGGAGGAAGTGCTGTCGGGGCTGGAGCTGGAGCAACTACGCCTAAGGTTAGCATAAATATAAGCTCTGCTGGCTCTAACGAAGGCGGAGTTATGACTTATGACCTATCTTTACCTACTGCATTAACGGCTAGACCTACTACGTTAAATTTAAATTTTAGTGGCGGAGTAGCCGGAGTAGATTACGACGCAAACTCTATAGAGTACTCTACCGACGGCGGCAATACTTGGACGCGCGGTACTACCGTAAATCTTGCCGACGCAAATCAAATCAATAACGTTAAAGTAAGAGTGGCTACTATAGATAACTACGGACACGAGGGCGTAGATATAGCTACTAATCCTGCGGCCCAAAGCGCTAATCAAAATCAAGGCGAACGAGACGGAAGCAAGTATTCTAATCTAAACGGAGTAGAGTACGGCGTATATAAAAGAAATTTAACCCTAAACGTAACTACCGATAACGACGAGATTATTAACTCTCAAGCTAACGGCAAAATTACCGATAACGACGATTACGTAAATATTAACGAGGGGCTAAGCGAAGCGGTATTTACGGGAGACGGCGACGATACCGTAAATATGAGCGGAGCGTTTAGCGATGTAAATTCGTATGTTAGTACAGAAGACGGCGATGACGTTATCAACGTAAAATCAGGCTCCGTGTTGAATTACGGAAACGCTCAAATAGATGCCGGCGACGGTAACGACACGATCAATCTTAATCAAGGCTCATTCGTAGGGATTAGCGGTAGCTCCGGCACTAGAATATACGGCGGAGACGGCGACGATACCTTTAACATGAACGGAGAGATCAAGGGCGGACTTGTTTACGGCGACGACGGCGATGATACGTTTAACGTAGGTTCGACCGGAGTTCTTAAGGACGGCGCGACTATTTACGCTAATGAAGGCAACGATACTATAAATTTCGACGGAACGGCTGAAAACGGAACTCAAATCCAAGGTAACGAAGGATACGATACTATAAACATCAAATCCGGTGCGGTAATAGATAATTCATCGGTATACGGCGACGACGTCAATGAGAATTCTATTTTTGACGCAGGTAACGAAATAAATATCGACGGAACGGTTAGAAATAACTCTAGCGTATACGGCGGCGCGGGAGCGGATACCGTAAACATAAACGGAACGGTAGAAAATTCTTATATAAGTACTCGTGATGGCAACGATATCATAAATATAAATTCTGGAGCACATATAAACGGAGGTTTAGGTATAAACATAGGCAAAGGTAATGATATAGTAAATATCAATGCTGGAGCAAATTTATCGGATGTTTCTATAAAAACTGGTGCCGACCATAGTACTACTGGTGATAACAACGATAATGACACAGTAAATATCAAAGGTGGTACATTTAGCGAGACCAAGATAGAGCTTGGTGGTCTAAGTTCAGGCGGTACAAACACTGTAAATATAGATAACAAAGATAGCGGTCAGTATTTTGGCGATCAAGATGATAGCTCATACGATAAGACATCTATAACCGCACATTGGGGAGCAAATGCAAAAGATATTATAAATATCAAAAATTACTCTACTGTTAAGAATACCAAAATAGAGCTTCATGGTAATGATGACCAAATCCATATAGGAGCTAATGCTACTGTTGAGCACTCTAAACTTATAACCGGGGATCAAAGCGATACTCTAACTATCGGAGAAAAAGCTAAGATCGGCAATGGAACTCATATGCATCTAGGATTCCATAATGACACTGTAGAGATAGGTAATGAAGCTACTATAGATAACTCTGATATCTATATGGATGACGGCGATATGAGTAATCCAAGCACCTTTGGTAATGATACCGTAAAGATAGGAAATAACGTAACGTTTAAAAACTATGCTGATGTAAAAGGTGGACAAGGAAGTGATGAGATTACTATCGGCAACAATCTAACCCTAGACGGCAATGCTGGAATTTACGGCGACTGGGGTGAAGCTGGTGGCGGAGTAAATAGTGACAACGACGGTAATGATATTATTACTATCGGTGATAATCTAAAACTTCAATATAACTCTACTGTAAGTGGTGGTGGCGGTAACGATATTATCACAATAGGTAAAAATTTAAACATAAGCGGCGGCTCTACAATAAGTGGTGGTGACGGCAACGATACTATCACTATAAATGGTGGTGATGAAGCATACTTAAATACGGACTCTGTAATATCAGGTGGAGCTGGAAATGATGAAATTTATATAAAAGATGGAACTAAAGCTAGTTCTAGCTTAATACTTGGTGATGGTGAAAATACACAAAAACCAGGTAATGACAAGATAACTATTTCAGGCGATAATACTGTATTAGATAATGTAAAAATAGATGCTGGTGATGGAGATGTTACAGACACTGTAAATGGCCCTAAAGATATTATAAATATTAATGGCGGAAAAATCATAACCAGTGGAGTTATATCAGGAAATGGCAACGATGAAATAACCATAAATGGTAATACCATAATGGAAGGTGGCTATATTGATAGTGGAAGCGGCAATGACAAAATAAATATAGCTGGCAAAACTAGTATGGATGGTGGATATCATAGAACCGGAAGTGGAGAAGACATAGTAACAATAACCGACAATGCTAACTTGAGTAGAGTGATTCTTGACGGAGAAGAAGATAACGATACTATAAACATAACTGGCAATGCTAAGGTCAAAAATAGTTTCATCGGCGCAGGTGCTGGAGCTGATGATAAAATAAATATAAGCGGTAATGCAGAAATAGATACTGCAACATTAAAACTAGGTACCTCTGCATATAATGGTGGCAAAGCTACTGATAAAACTACCCTAAATGTGACTGGAGATGCTGTACTAAATGATGTACATATCGGTGCTGATGAATCTTTAGGTGAGCAATATATGAATTTCCATCAAAATGGTGAAGCCAAAATTAGTAAAATCGATGGAAGTAATAATAAAGATATTATAGATATCAAGGGTGGAAACTTTACTATTACTGATGCTTTTCCTGATGGTAAGATATATGGTAATGGTGGAGATGATGAGATAAAAATACGTGATGGTGCTACAGCAAAAATCAAAGCTGATATGGGTGATGGTGTTGATACTTTAACAGTAAGCAATGCTACACTTAAAGATTCTACTGTTGATATGGGTAATGGCAACGATATAGTAAATATCAATACTGGAGCAACTATAGATAATGTTTCTATAAATACTGGTGCTGGTGTAGGTACCGTTAATATCAATGCTGGAGCGACAGTGAAGAAGGTTGATATAACTACCGGAGCTGAGAATGATATAGTAAATATCAATAGTGATATCACTGCACCAGCGACTACACCGGCTACTCAGTCAAATATCAGAACCGGTGCTGGCTCTGACGAGGTTAATATAGCTAGCGGGGTAACGCTCACTCGTACAGTTGTAGAGATGGGTGCTGGAGAGGATACTATAGAGCTTAAGGGTAACAGCGCCACTGACCGTATAACGTTTAAGGGATCTACTTTGTATACTGATGATGCAGGATACCTTGCTAATGACGTGGATCATGTAACGATATCAAATACTACCTTTATAAAAAGCGATGATGGTAGATTGTCTAGCGTACTAACCGGTGGTGGAGATGATGTGATTACAGTAAAAGATGGAACTTTATTCCAAGATTTCTCTTATATAGCTGCTGGAAATGGTAAGGATACTATAACTTTAGAAAGTGGTGCTAAATTTGATCAAGCTAGTGTGCGTGCAGATGCTGGCGACGATACAATAAATGTCAATGGAGCGGAATTCCAAGGTCAAAATGGTAATCCTAATGCTGGTATACATGGTGGAGATGGCAATGATCAAATTTTCGTCAACTCTGGAACATTTAATAATGCAGTAATAAACGGCGATGCAGGTAACGATCTTATCTCAGTCAAACAAGGTGTAAGCCTAAATAATACAACTATCGATGGCGGAGCTGGATATGATACATTAAAAGTTGCTGATGATAGTTTAGACTTTAGCAAAGTTAAGAACATTGAAAAACTAGATCTAACTGAAGGCAACCACAACATAAATCTATCAGCCAAAGAAGTTCTAGATATGACTGATGATAACAATAAGCTAAGAATAGGTGGTGATAGTAACGATAACCTTGATCTTGTGAGCAAGGGTTGGGTTGCTTCAGGCACTACAACTACTGATGAAAATGGTATTAACTACAATGTTTATACTAACATAGAGGGTGGAAAAACTGTAACTCTAGAAGTCCAAGACCAAGTACACGTATTTTAATATTTAGCTAACTAATCCCAAAGGATTTTTCCTTTGGGATATTTTTATTTTATAAATTTCTATTTTAATTACCTTAAAACTCAAATTTAGCTAGCAAATTTAATATTTTTATCCAATACATATCCAAAATTAGCACCAAAGTACAATAGACATGCCCTTTAAAAATATATATAATTTTCCGATTTATAAAATCAAAACAATTTTAAGCACAATAAATAAGCTGGAATGGGTTAAAGTGTTACAAGAAAAAAGTGTAAGAGCTCTTAACAATGTAACTATAGAAGTAAAAGATATTAGCGTTGAAGACATTAATCAAAAAGAAAAGATAGTTATAGATAGCTCTGAC is a window of Campylobacter concisus DNA encoding:
- a CDS encoding beta strand repeat-containing protein, whose translation is FAEGGHISNINANVGSIDALSLAAGRDNSFGVSGGSAVGAGAGATTPKVSINISSAGSNEGGVMTYDLSLPTALTARPTTLNLNFSGGVAGVDYDANSIEYSTDGGNTWTRGTTVNLADANQINNVKVRVATIDNYGHEGVDIATNPAAQSANQNQGERDGSKYSNLNGVEYGVYKRNLTLNVTTDNDEIINSQANGKITDNDDYVNINEGLSEAVFTGDGDDTVNMSGAFSDVNSYVSTEDGDDVINVKSGSVLNYGNAQIDAGDGNDTINLNQGSFVGISGSSGTRIYGGDGDDTFNMNGEIKGGLVYGDDGDDTFNVGSTGVLKDGATIYANEGNDTINFDGTAENGTQIQGNEGYDTINIKSGAVIDNSSVYGDDVNENSIFDAGNEINIDGTVRNNSSVYGGAGADTVNINGTVENSYISTRDGNDIININSGAHINGGLGINIGKGNDIVNINAGANLSDVSIKTGADHSTTGDNNDNDTVNIKGGTFSETKIELGGLSSGGTNTVNIDNKDSGQYFGDQDDSSYDKTSITAHWGANAKDIINIKNYSTVKNTKIELHGNDDQIHIGANATVEHSKLITGDQSDTLTIGEKAKIGNGTHMHLGFHNDTVEIGNEATIDNSDIYMDDGDMSNPSTFGNDTVKIGNNVTFKNYADVKGGQGSDEITIGNNLTLDGNAGIYGDWGEAGGGVNSDNDGNDIITIGDNLKLQYNSTVSGGGGNDIITIGKNLNISGGSTISGGDGNDTITINGGDEAYLNTDSVISGGAGNDEIYIKDGTKASSSLILGDGENTQKPGNDKITISGDNTVLDNVKIDAGDGDVTDTVNGPKDIININGGKIITSGVISGNGNDEITINGNTIMEGGYIDSGSGNDKINIAGKTSMDGGYHRTGSGEDIVTITDNANLSRVILDGEEDNDTINITGNAKVKNSFIGAGAGADDKINISGNAEIDTATLKLGTSAYNGGKATDKTTLNVTGDAVLNDVHIGADESLGEQYMNFHQNGEAKISKIDGSNNKDIIDIKGGNFTITDAFPDGKIYGNGGDDEIKIRDGATAKIKADMGDGVDTLTVSNATLKDSTVDMGNGNDIVNINTGATIDNVSINTGAGVGTVNINAGATVKKVDITTGAENDIVNINSDITAPATTPATQSNIRTGAGSDEVNIASGVTLTRTVVEMGAGEDTIELKGNSATDRITFKGSTLYTDDAGYLANDVDHVTISNTTFIKSDDGRLSSVLTGGGDDVITVKDGTLFQDFSYIAAGNGKDTITLESGAKFDQASVRADAGDDTINVNGAEFQGQNGNPNAGIHGGDGNDQIFVNSGTFNNAVINGDAGNDLISVKQGVSLNNTTIDGGAGYDTLKVADDSLDFSKVKNIEKLDLTEGNHNINLSAKEVLDMTDDNNKLRIGGDSNDNLDLVSKGWVASGTTTTDENGINYNVYTNIEGGKTVTLEVQDQVHVF